A section of the Pseudorasbora parva isolate DD20220531a chromosome 2, ASM2467924v1, whole genome shotgun sequence genome encodes:
- the LOC137091154 gene encoding alpha-2-macroglobulin-P-like, which produces MAVREICVWKGLILALFLFAVHGQKRPLFMVMFPAVTESGSDAKLCASLLKPQESLTMTVSLLDDKNGTTQLVQQVSSKPFHRCFSFQAPRVVGESVQKLKVEVQGSVFRATEERKVMFRRYMPLTFIQTDKPIYNPGQTVNFRVVTMDAKLVPLDQMYNLVAVEDNRNNRIGQWTNVSSTGWILQLSHKLNPEAQIGMYTITAFIGDRMISHVFEVKKYVLPKFDVTVNTPQTYSVAAVGLKVEACAKYTYGQPVPGQVLVEVCREPFSYVAVPGVTRRCLNKTAQMNATGCAVLVVDTSVFFGNALENYMQDTLLVNVTVTEEGTDVVVSKSAMVSITFEVGKVAFVDLPDYFEPGLTINGKISVSRFDGTPIASKAVYLLDATSWPNKLLLNLTTNQNGLATISLNTANLPKADLNLVVSVTPVVGYGYKSPYFTTDTRVVRLLRTASPESPSFSELAIVKLEQPLKCGAVFPVTVKYSFVGETGDYSADIVYMVLSRGVIVLHGFQTVKVSASDTVTSGSVSFQLSVSVAMAPAVQILVYCVLPSENVVAATVSLETERCFQNQVSLQFSPATAVPAEGNVLTVSAQAGSLCGLSAVDQSVRILEPGRRLSAEMVFDLLPVRSLSGYPYSVEDEPCFGRIYPPYTVPTNQAYTAFKSLGMKIATNLAVRAPPCRLLSRFPDMVNLRGPLEAESAGGDASSSDVTIRTYFPETWFWQLAQVGATGSTQVALTVPDTITTWETEAFCLSSIGFGLAPPALLTVFQPFFLELSLPYSIVRGESFDLKATVFSYLSKCIMVKVTPASSTNFTLTEYPDPYSSCLCANGRKTFKWVLSASVLGTVNVTVNASAEPSRTRCGTEAVTVPSRGRIDVVTRSLLVLPGGVERTNTQSWLLCPKGNVLSEDVTVTFPSNVIEGSARCSVSVLGDIMGRALKNLDGLLQMPSGCGEQNMIILAPNIYVLLYLKVTGQLTAAIRETATGYLQIGYQGQLNYRHEDGSYSTFGYDESNTWLTAFVLRSFGLARQFVFIDPNVLQSAKDWLISKQRSDGCFMQQGTLYHSDMKGGVGDHVTMTGYVVASLLELGVPATDPVIINALSCLRPVIGNLGNTYATALLAYTFSLAGETTTRSQLLTTLDNLAISEGTKLHWSQTTSGDTLAVEISAYVLLAVLAVQPLTTANLGYANRIVNWLVTQQNPYGGFSSTQDTVVALHALSVYAAQVFSLDGSSTVTVQSSVVGGDSYSFTVNRDNRLLYQEKPLKNVPGKYSVKASGSNCVSVQIACFYNIPTPVKVTRTLSVEAAVKGDCQRLGANLKLNFTVTYNGVKASTNMVIVDIKLLSGFTADTSPLGSPPQSFAPLVERVDADDDHVLVYLKEVPKGVPMSYTLRLKQVLAVKNLKPAVINIYDYYQPSDAFETTYTSPCPRFDSVLAARHDSNK; this is translated from the exons ATGGCTGTGAGGGAGATTTGTGTTTGGAAAGGGCTTATCTTAGCCCTTTTCCTCTTTGCTGTTCATGGTCAGAAAAGGCC ATTATTTATGGTGATGTTCCCTGCAGTGACTGAGTCTGGATCTGATGCCAAATTGTGTGCAAGTCTTCTGAAACCACAAGAGAGTCTCACGATGACCGTTTCTCTGCTCGATGACAAAAACGGCACGACTCAACTTGTGCAGCAGGTTTCTTCTAAGCCATTTCATCGCTGCTTTAGTTTCCAG GCTCCTCGAGTAgttggagaatctgtgcagaAGCTGAAGGTGGAAGTTCAAGGGAGTGTCTTCAGAGCGACCGAAGAGAGGAAAGTCATGTTCAGACGTTACATGCCTTTGACCTTCATCCAAACAGACAAACCCATCTACAATCCAGGACAAACGG TGAATTTCAGAGTTGTCACCATGGATGCCAAACTTGTGCCTCTTGATCAGATG TACAATCTGGTGGCAGTGGAG GACAATCGTAATAACCGGATTGGCCAGTGGACAAACGTTTCCTCAACGGGGTGGATCTTGCAGCTTTCTCACAAGTTAAACCCAGAGGCTCAGATAGGGATGTATACAATAACGGCTTTTATTGGTGACCGAATGATCTCCCATGTTTTTGAGGTGAAAAAATACG TTTTGCCCAAGTTTGACGTTACCGTAAACACCCCACAGACGTACAGCGTTGCCGCTGTGGGACTGAAAGTTGAGGCTTGTGCCAA ATACACGTATGGCCAACCTGTACCTGGTCAAGTGCTGGTGGAAGTGTGCCGTGAGCCATTTTCATATGTTGCGGTGCCTGGCGTTACCCGCCGTTGCCTGAATAAAACTGCACAG ATGAATGCTACAGGCTGTGCTGTCCTTGTTGTCGACACATCAGTGTTTTTTGGCAATGCGCTTGAAAATTATATGCAAGACACACTACTTGTAAATGTGACCGTCACTGAGGAGGGAACAG ATGTAGTGGTGTCAAAATCTGCAATGGTGTCCATTACATTTGAAGTTGGCAAGGTCGCCTTTGTGGACCTCCCAGATTATTTTGAACCTGGATTAACAATTAATGGAAAG ATATCCGTGTCTCGTTTCGATGGGACCCCAATTGCAAGTAAAGCTGTGTATCTCCTGGATGCTACCAGCTGGCCAAACAAACTGCTGCTGAATCTGACCACAAACCAGAACGGACTGGCCACGATCTCCCTCAACACTGCCAATCTTCCTAAAGCTGATCTCAATCTGGTG GTGagtgtgactccagtggttggTTATGGTTACAAATCCCCATACTTCACTACAGATACAAGGGTTGTTCGACTTCTCCGAACCGCTTCTCCTGAGAGCCCATCATTTAGTGAACTGGCTATAGTGAAGCTCGAGCAGCCGCTCAAATGTGGTGCTGTGTTTCCAGTGACGGTGAAGTATTCTTTTGTTGGAGAGACTGGTGACTACAGCGCTGATATCGTCTATATG GTCCTGTCCAGAGGAGTGATTGTCCTCCATGGATTTCAGACAGTCAAAGTGAGCGCTTCTGATACCGTCACGAGTGGCTCTGTGTCGTTCCAACTGTCTGTCAGTGTCGCTATGGCTCCAGCAGTGCAGATTCTGGTCTACTGCGTTCTTCCCAGTGAGAATGTAGTTGCAGCTACTGTGTCTCTTGAGACAGAAAGGTGTTTCCAAAACCAG GTGTCTCTACAGTTCTCTCCTGCTACAGCCGTTCCTGCTGAGGGAAATGTTTTGACGGTCTCTGCTCAAGCAGGATCTCTGTGTGGCCTTAGTGCTGTAGATCAGAGCGTCCGGATCTTGGAGCCAGGAAGACGCCTGAGTGCTGAAATG GTGTTTGACTTGCTCCCAGTGCGCTCACTATCAGGTTACCCGTACAGCGTTGAGGATGAACCATGTTTTG GGCGGATTTATCCTCCCTACACTGTTCCTACAAATCAAGCCTACACAGCATTCAAG AGCCTGGGAATGAAGATCGCAACAAATCTTGCTGTACGAGCCCCTCCGTGCCGGCTGTTGTCCCGCTTTCCAGACA TGGTGAATCTTCGTGGTCCTCTGGAAGCAGAAAGTGCTGGAGGCGACGCTTCCTCTTCTGATGTGACCATCAGGACTTACTTTCCAGAAACGTGGTTCTGGCAGCTTGCTCAAGTGGG AGCCACTGGATCCACACAAGTTGCTCTCACTGTTCCTGACACCATCACCACATGGGAGACTGAGGCATTCTGCCTGTCCTCAATAGGTTTCGGTCTGGCTCCTCCTGCTTTGCTGACGGTCTTCCAGCCCTTCTTCCTGGAGCTCTCCCTGCCGTACTCCATAGTCCGTGGGGAGTCTTTTGATCTGAAGGCCACGGTCTTCAGCTATCTGTCCAAGTGTATCATG GTTAAAGTGACTCCAGCTTCATCCACAAACTTCACTCTTACAGAATATCCTGATCCGTACTCATCCTGTCTTTGTGCCAATGGGAGAAAGACCTTCAAATGGGTTCTCTCAGCTTCTGTTCTCG GAACGGTCAATGTGACGGTCAATGCTTCAGCTGAGCCATCCCGGACTCGATGTGGCACTGAGGCCGTGACCGTGCCGTCAAGAGGACGCATTGACGTTGTCACTCGAAGTCTACTTGTCCTG CCTGGAGGAGTTGAAAGGACAAACACCCAGAGTTGGTTACTGTGTCCAAAGG GAAACGTTCTTTCTGAAGACGTGACTGTGACTTTTCCGAGCAATGTAATTGAGGGATCAGCCAGATGCTCCGTTTCAGTCCTTG GGGATATAATGGGTCGTGCACTGAAGAATCTAGATGGGTTGTTACAGATGCCTTCTGGCTGTGGAGAACAGAATATGATCATTCTTGCTCCCAATATTTACGTCCTGCTGTACCTGAAGGTCACTGGGCAACTCACCGCAGCCATTCGAGAGACTGCCACAGGCTACCTTCAAATCG GATATCAAGGACAACTGAACTACAGACACGAGGATGGTTCATACAGCACCTTTGGTTATGATGAATCCAATACATG GTTGACTGCCTTTGTCCTGAGGTCTTTTGGTCTAGCGAGGCAATTCGTCTTCATTGATCCAAATGTCCTGCAGAGTGCAAAGGATTGGTTGATCAGCAAGCAGCGTTCAGATGGCTGTTTCATGCAACAGGGAACTCTGTACCACAGTGACATGAAG GGGGGAGTTGGTGACCACGTGACCATGACTGGCTACGTTGTGGCATCATTGCTTGAATTAGGCGTCCCTGCCACG GATCCCGTCATTATCAACGCTCTGTCCTGCTTGAGGCCTGTCATTGGGAACCTGGGAAACACTTATGCCACGGCTCTGCTGGCCTACACCTTCAGTCTAGCTGGAGAGACCACCACTCGATCTCAGCTTTTAACTACCTTGGACAACCTTGCCATTTCTGAAG GCACTAAGCTCCATTGGTCCCAGACGACATCTGGTGATACTCTGGCGGTTGAGATCAGCGCTTACGTGCTGCTAGCGGTTCTCGCTGTTCAGCCTCTCACGACGGCTAATCTGGGCTATGCTAACCGCATTGTCAACTGGCTGGTGACCCAGCAGAATCCCTATGGAGGCTTCTCCTCGACCCAG GACACTGTGGTGGCTCTTCATGCCCTGTCTGTGTACGCTGCTCAAGTGTTTAGTTTGGACGGCTCCAGCACCGTTACTGTACAGTCGTCAGTGGTAGGAGGAGACTCTTATAGTTTCACCGTGAATCGGGACAACAGGCTGCTGTATCAGGAGAAACCGCTGAAGAACGTTCCTGGCAAATATAGTGTTAAAGCCTCAGGATCCAACTGTGTGTCTGTGCAG ATTGCATGTTTCTACAACATCCCAACACCCGTTAAAGTCACCAGGACACTGAGTGTTGAAGCGGCGGTTAAGGGAGACTGCCAACGGCTTGGAGCCAATCTCAAGTTGAACTTCACAGTGAC ATACAACGGCGTAAAAGCAAGCACTAACATGGTTATCGTGGACATTAAGCTCCTGTCAGGCTTCACTGCAGATACGTCACCG CTTGGATCTCCACCCCAGTCGTTTGCGCCGCTAGTGGAGCGGGTTGATGCTGATGATGATCATGTCCTAGTGTATCTGAAAGAG GTTCCCAAAGGAGTCCCCATGAGCTACACTCTTCGGCTGAAACAGGTTCTTGCAGTGAAAAATCTCAAGCCAGCAGTCATCAACATTTATGACTACTATCAGCCAA GTGATGCGTTTGAGACCACCTACACGTCACCCTGTCCGCGATTTGACTCTGTACTGGCTGCAAGACATGACtcaaataaatga